Below is a window of Candidatus Eisenbacteria bacterium DNA.
CGGTTTCGCTTTTTTGTTGTTTTTGCTTTTCCCTTTTTCCCGGGAGGGTTTTGGGGTCGGGGGGTCGGTTCGTGACGAGAGCGTGTCCCATGAGGCGAGAGGGTGTTCCGGACGAGTCGCCTCCTCCGCGAGTTTCCGTGGTCGGACCACTCGTGCGCACGGTTTCGCTTTTTTGTTGTTTTTGCTTTTCCCTTTTTCCCGGGAGGGTTTTGGGGTCGGGGGGTCGGTTCGTGACGAGGAGCCGGTTTGCGAGGCGAGAGGACCGTTCGGACGAGCCCGTTCCCGGAATTGTGGCCTTAGCCACGATGAGGAAACGGGCGAAGGAGAACGGTTCTCGCAGCCCGCAAGCCGGCTCCGCAGTAGAACCGACCCCCCGATCCCAAAACAAAGAGGGGACGGGAGTCGGCCGGCGAATCGGTCGGCTTCGAGTCCTGCGGTTCCGTGCCGGATATCAGCTACCGTGGCGCGGATGAACCTCGAAGTCGGTCGTCGCCTCCTGGTGACCTCCCGTCCCGGAAGCATGCTCAATATACCCGGAAAAAAGTAGAGCGACAAGAGGAGGCGGCATAAAAAAAAGAAGAACGGCTTGCCGTAGGTGGGGCATGATTCAGCCCTCTTTCGGCGACTTGGCCGCGGCTCGGCACGCCGTCCTTCCTATTCGTTCTCGTTCGATCAAAATCAATATAGCCGCAGGAACCGAAGCTGGCTAGGGGTAGGGGCTTCTATTTCGCGCACCCTCTAACGGCCGGGGAGGAACTCTTCGATTTTCGCTGTTCCGTCGCGATCAGCGCAAAAGAGGACGAATGGGGATCAAGGTTCCCCGGCGCCGGCCGAATCGGCGCCCGCGGCGAGAATCTCATCGAGAAGGGTCTCCGCGTCTTCGTATCCCGGATCGAGCTCTAACGCGTTGCGCAGCGCCTTCTCCGCCCCCTCCCTGTTTCCCGCGCTCGCGAAGAGCAGCCCCACGTTGTAGTGGATCACCGGGTCCATCGGCGCGATTTCGAGGGCGTTCCGATAGAAACGGAGCGCCTCCGCGAACGCGCCGCGCCGGGCGAGAAGAGAGCCGAGGTTCATGTGGGCCGCTTTTCGTTGGGGATCGCGCCGGATCGTCTCCCGGTAGGTCTCTTCCGCCCTGTCCAGAGAATCGAGCGATTCGTATTCCAAGGCCAGATTATAACGGGCGTCGTTCTGTTCCGGATCGCGCCTGACGAGGGCGCCGTACAGCTCGACCGCCTCTTCATGCCGGCCCAAAGCGGACCGGGTAAGAGCCAGGCCGAAGGCGGCCTTGTCCATCCCACGGAAGAGCCGGAGCGATTCACGGAAGGCCCGGTCCGCGTCTTCGTAGCGGCCGAGCTTGTATTCGGCGTAACCCACGTTGTTCCACGCCCACGGGATCGGCAGGTAAGCGGCCCATCCCGGTCGAAGCGCAAGGGAGGCCCGGGTCAGACGCAGAGCTTCCTCGTAAGCCCCGTGGACGTAAGCCTCGCGGCCGAACTCGTACATCGCTTCCGGCGCGTATTCGTTCTTGGCGAGCGTATCGGTGAAGAGGGTCCGGTCGTCCCGCCAGGTGCGGTTCCGGGCGAGAGCGCCCGCGGCGAGGAGTAACGCGAGAAGGACGGTCGTCAACTCTCCGGGCGTCATGCCGAAGCGCTCCCGCCGTCCCAGGATTCGCCCGCCGTGCAGATCGAGCAGGACCGCGACGGCGACGAGGAAGCCCACAGAGGGGAGATAGAGCATCCGCTCGGCGCGGAAGTGGAGGAGCGGAATCAGATTCAAGAAGGGGAGGATGGTGATCGCCATCCAGAGGAGGCCGAAACCGGTCTCCCGCCGTCCCCGGCCGAGCCGGATGAAGCCGAACAGCGCGCCGGAAAGGGCGAGCAGCGCCAGGAAGGCGCGCGGGTCGAGGGGGAAATCGGAGAGGCGCACCGCGTCGTTGGTGTGCAGAGGGAAGGGGAGGAGAAGGAGGCGCAGGTATCCGCCGAGCACGCGGAGCACGGTGGGAAGGAGGTAGATCGGTTCGATCGTCCCGGCGACCCCCGCGCCGAGCGACCCGAGCGCGATCCGCCGGACGAGCAGGTACAGGGCGAGAAGGACGAAGAAGAGGGGCTCCTTCCACGGTGTGAGGAAGGGTTCTCCCTCGCGCCGGTCCTGCCGGCGGACGAGCAGCACGAGGAGGGGGAGCGTGGCGGCGCTCTCCTTCGACCCGAGGGCGAAGAGAAACGCGGCGAGGCTCCCGGCGAGCCAGATCGGTTTGCGGGAGGAGCGGAGATAGAGGTTGAGGGAGAGAAGCATCCCCGCGGCGGCCAGCAGGCCCGGTCGGCCGCCGATCCACGCCACCGCCTCGGTGTGGATCGGATGGACGGCGAAGAGGAGGGACGCCAGCAGAGGAACGCGTCGGACCGGAAAAAGGCGCTGGAGCAGAAGGAAGAGGAGAAGCGTGACCGCGCCGTGCAGCAAAACGTTGACGGCGTGGTACCCGGCCGGGTTCCCGCCGAAGAGGGCGTGATCGATGGTGTAAGAGATCGCCGTGAAGGGACGGTAGTATCCTCCCCCGTCCGGCATCGGCGTTCCGGTGAACGCCCAAAGCGGCCGGGAGAAGGCGTGGATCGCCTCCCCGCCGGATTGGAGGATCGCGTATCCGTCCTCGATCTCCCTGTGGTCCGTCCAGACGAACCCGTTCCCCAGGGTGTTCGCGTAGGTGAGGATCGCCGCCAGAGTCACCAGCGCGGCGTTCCACATCGTTCGGGCGCGTGCGTTTCTCTCGGTCACGGAGAATCCCTCCCGCCTCCGCCGCGCGGCGCGCCGGCCGGCCCGTCGATTCTATCGGGATTCGATCCGGGCGGCAAGGATGGGCGGGGAAGGATTCGCGCACTCCCCTCGGGGCGTCAGCGCAACAGCAGGACGCGCCGGGCGTCGGAGCGAACGCCGGAACGGAGTCGAACGAAGTAGAGGCCCGATGGGGCGTCGTCGCCGCTTCGGTTCGTGCCGTCCCAGATCGCCTCGTGGGGGCCCGCGTCGAGATCGCCGTCGAAGAGAACCGCCGTCAGCCGCCCGCGCAGATCGTGCACGGTCAGCTCCGCGCGGCCCGCCTCGGCGAGGGAGAAGGGAATCCTCGTCGAAGGGTTAAACGGATTCGGACGGTTCGGTCCGAGAAGGAAGCCGTAGCGCGCCGGCGGATCCGGGTCGCCGGGCAACTCCGTTTCGGCGAGCAGGGAGACGATCCGGGTGATCCGCTTCTCGCCGGAGGCGCCGGACTCCACCGCGACCAGATCCCCCCAGCCGTCGAAGGCGAGCGCGTCCCCTCCTTCGAAACCGGAGAAACCGGAGGCGAAGAGGGAGGTCCCTCCGCCCGGTTCGACGCGCACGATCGTCTGGTCGTCGACGTTGACCACATAAAGAAAACGACCGAAACCGCCCAGGTGGTCGAGGGCGGGCGAGGTCGCGCCGCCGAGAAGGGAGGGATCGTTCGCGAGGATCGTTTTCGCGCCGGTGGAGTCGATCCGGTAAATCGTCCCGGCTCCGTCCACGGCGTAGAGGTCTCGCCCGAAGTCGCCCCCTTCGCCGAAGGCGAGTCCGGTCACCGAGCCGAGGCCGGAGGCGAGAAGCGACACCGCGCCGTTCGAGTCCGCCGTCCAAACGGAACCGCCGTTCGGGTGTCCCATGGCGACGCGGCCGCCGAATGCGCCGCCTCGGTCCACGGCGACCGTCCAGTATCCGCCCGACTCCGGCCAAGAGGCGAGCCTCTCCAGCCGCCCCGCCGCCGCGCCCTCCATGCGGAAACGGAGAAGAGCCGCGGGGTCCGCCACGAGAAGATCGCCGCCGAAGGCGCCCGCCGGTCCGTCCGAGGCGAGGGCGTCGGGCCGTCCGAGGAGGGAGTCGGCGAGGACGGTTTCGACGAAGCCGCGGTCGTGCCAGAGGTAGACACGGTCCCAACCGGTGTCGCCGAGGAGGAGCCTCCCCGCCCGCGGGTTTCCGTCGGCAACGCGCTCCAGCGAGATCGGTCTGTCGAGGTCGCCGTCGCCTTGCGTCAGGACGGCGTACTCCGCGGGCACGGTGATCGCGCCCCCGCCCGCCGAGGAGACGGCGAAGAAGAAGGAGAACGCCGCGCCCAGGCTGTCGCCGTTCGTCGCCCGCGCTCCCGCCCCGACCGAGACGGCGTACGTCTGCCCAACGGAGAGATCGCTTTCCGGGTAAAGGAAGAGAGTGCGGCCGAACCAGGCGGCACTGCAGGCGAAGGAGGGGGTGAGGGCCAAATTCGCTTCCACCGAGGACCGGTCCATCTCGCGGTCGAAGAGGATCCGGATCGGCGCACCCGGAGCCGGGAGGACGCCGTCGTGGGGGGGCCAGACCGTCTCGATCCACGGCGCCGGATCGGGCGCCTCCGCCGCGAGGGCGATCGCCGACAAGCCGCCGACGACGATATCCGTCGTCCCGCCCGCGGGGATCGTGAAGCTCCTGTCCGAGAGGAGATCGTAAACCACGCCGCCGGGGAGGCTCGGGTCGATGACGAGGGTGTCCGCCTTTTCCTTCGTGTTGAAAGCGACGAGAACGGTCGTTTCACCCGGCAAGATCCTCTCGTAGGCGTAGAGCCCCGCGTCGGAGGCGCTCGCCTTCTCCGATTGCGCGCCCAGGCGGAGGGCGGGGAAATCCCGCCTCAGCCCGTTCAGCCGGCGGATCCACCGGTAGAGGGGGGTGGTCTGATCGAAGTGGTCCCCCTCGGAGGGGCCGAAGTCCCATGCGCCGTCCCACATGTCCTCGCGGCAGTAGGGGTCGCCGCCGCCGTCGTATTCCTGCTCGGCGCCGTAATAGACGCAGGGGACGCCGAGGGATGTGTGCATCCACGCCTGGGCGAGCTTCGCCTTCGCCTCGTCGTGGTCCGCGTTGGAGCCGTATCCCATGAAGCGGGCGTTGTCGTGGTTGGCGATGAAGGTCACCAGCCGGTTGCGGGCCGTCGGGTCGTAGTAAACGGAGTCGGCGTAGACGCCCGAGAGGACCTCCGTCGCGCCGCCGTCCCGGAACACCCACCGCGCGCCGAAGTACATCGGGTACCAGAGGGTGGACTCGAGGGCGAAGGGACCGCCCGCCTGGGTTCCGGTGTAGCGCCCGTTATTCCAGGAGGAACCGTCGAAGATCTCGCCGAACTGGAAGAAGTCCTCCTTACCGATCGAATCGGCGTAGGCGCGGATCGCCGGCCCCCACTCCTGCCAGAAATCGAACTCCACGTGTTTCACCGTGTCGATGCGGAAGCCGTCCGCGTCGGTCGTGTCGATCAACCAGGTGTGCGCGTCGATCAGCGCGTCCCGCACCGCCGGTTCCTCGGTCTTGTAGTCGTCCAGCCCCCAAAGCTCGCCGAGGATCTGGTCGGGGTCCACCCAGTCCTGCGTCTGGCCGTTGTTGTGGTACCAGGAGAGATTGTCGAAGGGGGGCGCCGGGCGGTTCGTCGGCGAGCGCCAGCGGAGCGTGTAGTCGCCCGGGTAATGAAAATCGGGGTAGGAAGGATCGTTGGAGTCGACCAGGTCTCCGCCGTGGTTGGCGATCACGTCGAGTATGGCGTACATGCCCCGTGCGTGAAGCGCGTCGATGAGCGAGCGAAGATCGGCCATCCCCCCGAAATGGGGGGCCATGGTGCGGAAGTCCTTGATGGAGTACCCGTGGTATTCCGCCCAGGCGTTCTGCTGCACCGGCGAGATCCAGAGCGCCGTCACCCCCATGCCGCGGATGTAGTCGAGCTTCTGCTCGATCCCGGACCAATCGCCGCCGTGGATCTTGTAGCCGTCCGCGGGATCGTAGTTTCCCTCCACGGCGTTGTTGGACGGATCGCCGTCGAAGAAGCGGTCCGTCACGATCTGGTAGATCGTCTGGTTTCGCCAATCCTCAGGGGAGGGGGTGGCGGCGAAGAGGGGCGCGGCGGCGGCGATAAGCAGAATCGGGATGAGGCGTCGCATTGTTTCCTCGGGTGACCGGGTGTGGAGAGGCGCGATCTTTCTCTATTCTACCACGAATCGGCGGGGTCTTTCTCTCCACCTCGCGGAACGGGAACGGCTCCTTGGTCCCGAACGGGTGTTTCCCCCTTCGCGGTCTCCCCGAGAGGTAACCCGAATCCCGGACGAACGCCAAGAAAAGGGCTCGGCACCACGGAGCGAAATGCAGCTAACTGTCTTTTGGTTTTCTAGTTACGAGGTCCCATGCGAGCGTGAAGACACCGGTTCTTCTCTGAAGGAGAATCCAGAAGGGGGAGGTGACGGCGAGGAGGATCGCCCCCCGAACCGTCCCCCAGAAGAGGTGGCCGCGGAGCGTCTCCTCCCGGATCGGCAGGAGGAGGAAGAGGAGGACGATGGCGGCGGCGGTGTAGATCGTGGGGAGGTAGGTCTTCCCCACCATCCAGAGGACGCTCCTCTCCCCCTCCGGCAGCAGATGGAAGGCGTAGGCGAGGAGGATCGTCCCGTAGAGGAACTGGCATGTCGCCGAGCCGAGGGCGACGCCGTGGATGCCGTAACCGAGGCGGATGAAGAGAGTGTTCAGCGCCGCCTCGAGGATCACGATCGCGGCGCCGCCGAGCAGGAGCACGCGGGTGCGGTTCACCGTGATCAGGAAGTAGGAGGAGAGAGAGGCGAGGGAGAAAAATACGGCGCCGCAAACGAGAATCCGCATCGCCGAGAGGCCGGGGAGAAACTTGGGGAGGAGGAAGACCACCGGGATGTGGATCCAAAGCATCACCAGTCCGAGGAAGACGGGGATGAAGATCGAGAAGGCGAAGGTTGGTTCCTTAAGCGTTCTCGCCAGGGAGGAGATCTCGCCGGTCTCGCCGAACTTGGCGAGAAAATTGGGAAAGAGGGTGAAGCTGGCCGAGCTGGTGATGTAGCGGAGCATGCTCGCTACGGTGAAGGCGATGCCGTAGAAGCCGAGTTGCTCCCGGCTCAGGAAGGCGATGATGACGAACTTGTCCACCTGGCGGAGGAGCACCTCCATGAAGAGGTAGGCGAGCACCGGCCCCCCCCGCACGAGAAGCCTTTTCCAGTCCCCGAGGGAGGCTCGAAGGCGGAAGGACCAATCCGAACGGATTCGGAGAAAGGCGACCACGGAGAGGTTGGTGATCACCAGCGCCACGAAGAGGCCGTGGACGCCGTAGAAGATCGCCGCCGGCACGGAGAGCGCGAGATCGAGGATTCCCTGCAGCGCCCACCCTTGCGAAACCGGTCCGATCCTCTGGGTGGAGCGGAAGATGTTGTAGTGGAGGAAGACCTGGTTTTGGAGGAGCACGGCGACGCCCGCCAGAGGGAGGGCGAGACGGGTGACGGAGGTGTACCCTTTCCAGCCGACGAGATCGACGGCGATCAGCGCGAGAACGAGCAAAGCCGACAGCCCGGTCACGGCGGTGAATCCCGCGTCCCGGAATCCCCAGGCGCGCTCCCGGTTCTCCCGGCCGAGCCAGAAGGGGATCTCGCGGTCCATCCCGTTCAGGATGCCGAGGTGCACGTAGGCGCCCATCTGATAGATCACGAGGAGGGCGACCCAGTTGCCGTACTCCTCCGGTCCGAGGAGCCGGGCGATCACGAAGCCCCGGATCATGGTGGCGAAGCGCGCCACGTACTGGCTCGTGGCGTAGCCGCCCCAATCGGCGAGGGTTTTACTCCGGCTCATGGCGACTCCCGGTCCGGCGCGGCGATGCGGATGGCCGCGACGGGACAGACGGCGGCGCACTCGCCGCAACGGACGCACGCCGCGGGATCATAACGCAGAACGAGCCTTTCCAGAAGAAGGGCTTCGGTCGGGCAGACCGCGACGCAGGCCGCGCAGGAGAGGCAGAGCCCCCCGTCGATTCGGAGATATGCGTTCGCCGCCTCGGCGCCGGTACCGGTCAAAAGAGCCTCCTCATGTTTCGGCTCACACGGAGGATCGGCAGGCAGGCCGATAGGAAGGAGCCGGGAAGACGGAGAAGGTCGGCGGCCAATCGAAGCCGTCCGGTCCCGCGTTCGCGGTCCCGGAAGATCCGCGCCATCCCCATCCAGACTTTTTCCAGCATGGCGTCGTCGTATCGATAAAAGACGTCGGCGAGGCGGAGGTACCGGTCGTTCAAACGGCCGGCCGTGCGCGCCCAGGCGCGGTCGTACTCCGCCAAGACCGCCTCCGGATCGCCGTCCTTCCCCTCGAGCGCGCGCGCGGCGGTCCGCCCGGCCAAATCCCCCGCCTCCAGGGCGTTCATGATCCCCCCGCCCGTGAGGGGGTTCCCCTGGCGCGCCGCGTCCCCGGCGAGAAGGGTCCCGTTTCCGCTGATCCGCCGGAGAGAGCGGGCCCGGCAGGCGGCGCCGGCGACCCGCCCGACGATCTCCGCCCCCGGCTCGAAACGCTCCAGATAGCGCTCCAGCCATGCCGAGGCGTGGATGCCTCCCGCGCGCGCGGTCTCCACGCCGAGG
It encodes the following:
- a CDS encoding tetratricopeptide repeat protein; the encoded protein is MTERNARARTMWNAALVTLAAILTYANTLGNGFVWTDHREIEDGYAILQSGGEAIHAFSRPLWAFTGTPMPDGGGYYRPFTAISYTIDHALFGGNPAGYHAVNVLLHGAVTLLLFLLLQRLFPVRRVPLLASLLFAVHPIHTEAVAWIGGRPGLLAAAGMLLSLNLYLRSSRKPIWLAGSLAAFLFALGSKESAATLPLLVLLVRRQDRREGEPFLTPWKEPLFFVLLALYLLVRRIALGSLGAGVAGTIEPIYLLPTVLRVLGGYLRLLLLPFPLHTNDAVRLSDFPLDPRAFLALLALSGALFGFIRLGRGRRETGFGLLWMAITILPFLNLIPLLHFRAERMLYLPSVGFLVAVAVLLDLHGGRILGRRERFGMTPGELTTVLLALLLAAGALARNRTWRDDRTLFTDTLAKNEYAPEAMYEFGREAYVHGAYEEALRLTRASLALRPGWAAYLPIPWAWNNVGYAEYKLGRYEDADRAFRESLRLFRGMDKAAFGLALTRSALGRHEEAVELYGALVRRDPEQNDARYNLALEYESLDSLDRAEETYRETIRRDPQRKAAHMNLGSLLARRGAFAEALRFYRNALEIAPMDPVIHYNVGLLFASAGNREGAEKALRNALELDPGYEDAETLLDEILAAGADSAGAGEP
- a CDS encoding Ig-like domain-containing protein, yielding MRRLIPILLIAAAAPLFAATPSPEDWRNQTIYQIVTDRFFDGDPSNNAVEGNYDPADGYKIHGGDWSGIEQKLDYIRGMGVTALWISPVQQNAWAEYHGYSIKDFRTMAPHFGGMADLRSLIDALHARGMYAILDVIANHGGDLVDSNDPSYPDFHYPGDYTLRWRSPTNRPAPPFDNLSWYHNNGQTQDWVDPDQILGELWGLDDYKTEEPAVRDALIDAHTWLIDTTDADGFRIDTVKHVEFDFWQEWGPAIRAYADSIGKEDFFQFGEIFDGSSWNNGRYTGTQAGGPFALESTLWYPMYFGARWVFRDGGATEVLSGVYADSVYYDPTARNRLVTFIANHDNARFMGYGSNADHDEAKAKLAQAWMHTSLGVPCVYYGAEQEYDGGGDPYCREDMWDGAWDFGPSEGDHFDQTTPLYRWIRRLNGLRRDFPALRLGAQSEKASASDAGLYAYERILPGETTVLVAFNTKEKADTLVIDPSLPGGVVYDLLSDRSFTIPAGGTTDIVVGGLSAIALAAEAPDPAPWIETVWPPHDGVLPAPGAPIRILFDREMDRSSVEANLALTPSFACSAAWFGRTLFLYPESDLSVGQTYAVSVGAGARATNGDSLGAAFSFFFAVSSAGGGAITVPAEYAVLTQGDGDLDRPISLERVADGNPRAGRLLLGDTGWDRVYLWHDRGFVETVLADSLLGRPDALASDGPAGAFGGDLLVADPAALLRFRMEGAAAGRLERLASWPESGGYWTVAVDRGGAFGGRVAMGHPNGGSVWTADSNGAVSLLASGLGSVTGLAFGEGGDFGRDLYAVDGAGTIYRIDSTGAKTILANDPSLLGGATSPALDHLGGFGRFLYVVNVDDQTIVRVEPGGGTSLFASGFSGFEGGDALAFDGWGDLVAVESGASGEKRITRIVSLLAETELPGDPDPPARYGFLLGPNRPNPFNPSTRIPFSLAEAGRAELTVHDLRGRLTAVLFDGDLDAGPHEAIWDGTNRSGDDAPSGLYFVRLRSGVRSDARRVLLLR
- a CDS encoding 4Fe-4S binding protein, whose translation is MTGTGAEAANAYLRIDGGLCLSCAACVAVCPTEALLLERLVLRYDPAACVRCGECAAVCPVAAIRIAAPDRESP
- a CDS encoding oligosaccharide flippase family protein — protein: MSRSKTLADWGGYATSQYVARFATMIRGFVIARLLGPEEYGNWVALLVIYQMGAYVHLGILNGMDREIPFWLGRENRERAWGFRDAGFTAVTGLSALLVLALIAVDLVGWKGYTSVTRLALPLAGVAVLLQNQVFLHYNIFRSTQRIGPVSQGWALQGILDLALSVPAAIFYGVHGLFVALVITNLSVVAFLRIRSDWSFRLRASLGDWKRLLVRGGPVLAYLFMEVLLRQVDKFVIIAFLSREQLGFYGIAFTVASMLRYITSSASFTLFPNFLAKFGETGEISSLARTLKEPTFAFSIFIPVFLGLVMLWIHIPVVFLLPKFLPGLSAMRILVCGAVFFSLASLSSYFLITVNRTRVLLLGGAAIVILEAALNTLFIRLGYGIHGVALGSATCQFLYGTILLAYAFHLLPEGERSVLWMVGKTYLPTIYTAAAIVLLFLLLPIREETLRGHLFWGTVRGAILLAVTSPFWILLQRRTGVFTLAWDLVTRKPKDS